The following coding sequences are from one Hippopotamus amphibius kiboko isolate mHipAmp2 chromosome 9, mHipAmp2.hap2, whole genome shotgun sequence window:
- the LOC130829385 gene encoding tripartite motif-containing protein 5-like isoform X1, with product MSRGAAAMASEILVNIREEVTCPTCLQFLTEPLSLDCGHTFCQACITADNKESVTGQEGERSCPVCRTSYQPRNLRRNQHVANIVEKLREVKLSPEREQKRSLCVRHGEKLLLFCEEDGQVLCWLCKRSQEHRGHHTLLMEEVAQKYQEKLQAALERLKGEQKEAEKMEVQVREEIATWKNKIKNERQNVQAHCMQLRGILYSEEVKELQKLKNEEGLILRNLTDSKYELVQQSQLVRDLISDLEHRLQASAVEMLQDVNGVMRRSETLSLKKPKTFPKEQRRVFRAPDLGEILRVFNEATDVQRYWVHVTLNPFTGNPNVAISADRRQVRYVCNLETNDTHQEDDFKNYGVLGSPIITSGKHYWEVDVSEKRAWILGVYSGKWRGCKAKFLFEKNENGQDVHWKYQPKHGYWVIGLNHQFEYKAFDESASSDPVILTLFMSVPPRRIGVFLDYKAGTVLFLNVTNHGFPIYKFSSCSFPQNTYPYFNPMKCDALMTLCSPSS from the exons ATGAGCAGGGGAGCAGCTGCCATGGCTTCAGAAATCCTGGTGAACATACGGGAGGAGGTGACCTGCCCTACTTGCCTGCAGTTTCTGACAGAACCCCTGAGCCTTGACTGTGGCCACACCTTCTGCCAAGCCTGCATCACTGCAGACAACAAGGAATCTGTGACTGGCCAAGAAGGGGAGAGGAGCTGTCCTGTTTGCAGAACCAGTTACCAGCCTAGGAACCTGCGGCGTAATCAACACGTGGCCAACATAGtggagaagctcagagaggttaagctgAGCCCGGAGAGGGAGCAAAAGAGAAGTCTCTGTGTGCGCCATGGAGAGAAACTCCTGCTCTTCTGTGAGGAGGATGGGCAGGTCCTTTGCTGGCTTTGCAAGCGGTCCCAGGAGCACCGTGGTCACCACACATTGCTCATGGAGGAGGTTGCCCAGAAGTACCAG GAAAAGCTACAGGCAGCTCTGGAGAGGCTGAAGGGGGAGCAGAAGGAAGCTGAGAAGATGGAAGTTCAAGTCAGAGAAGAGATCGCTACCTGGAAG aataaaataaaaaatgaaagacaaaatgtCCAGGCACACTGTATGCAACTGAGAGGTATCCTGTACAGTGAGGAGGTAAAGGAATTGCAAAAGCTGAAGAATGAGGAGGGATTGATTCTAAGAAACCTGACGGACTCTAAGTATGAGCTGGTCCAGCAGAGCCAGTTGGTGAGAGATCTCATCTCAGATCTGGAGCATCGTTTGCAGGCGTCAGCAGTGGAGATGCTGCAG gATGTGAACGGCGTCATGAGAAG GAGTGAGACCTTGTCTCTGAAGAAGCCAAAAACTTTTCCGAAGGAACAAAGGAGAGTGTTTCGAGCTCCTGATCTGGGAGAGATACTACGAGTGTTTAATG AGGCGACAGATGTGCAGCGCTACTGGG TTCACGTGACCCTGAATCCTTTCACGGGTAATCCAAATGTCGCCATTTCTGCGGATCGGAGACAAGTGAGATATGTGTGCAATTTGGAAACAAACGATACACACCAGGaggatgattttaaaaattatggtgtCCTGGGCTCCCCAATTATCACATCAGGGAAACACTACTGGGAAGTAGATGTTTCAGAGAAACGTGCCTGGATCTTGGGGGTATATAGTGGGAAATGGCGTGGATGTAAGGCAAAgtttctatttgaaaaaaatgaaaatggtcaAGATGTTCACTGGAAATATCAACCTAAACATGGCTACTGGGTCATAGGGTTAAATCATCAGTTTGAATATAAAGCTTTTGATGAGTCTGCCTCCTCAGATCCTGTGATCTTAACCCTCTTCATGAGTGTTCCTCCCCGTCGTATTGGGGTTTTCCTAGACTATAAGGCTGGCACGGTCTTATTTCTCAATGTCACAAACCATGGGTTTCCCATTTATAAATTCTCTTCATGTTCCTTTCCTCAGAACACTTACCCATATTTCAATCCTATGAAATGTGATGCCCTCATGACTCTGTGCTCACCAAGCTCTTGA
- the LOC130829385 gene encoding tripartite motif-containing protein 5-like isoform X2 has protein sequence MSRGAAAMASEILVNIREEVTCPTCLQFLTEPLSLDCGHTFCQACITADNKESVTGQEGERSCPVCRTSYQPRNLRRNQHVANIVEKLREVKLSPEREQKRSLCVRHGEKLLLFCEEDGQVLCWLCKRSQEHRGHHTLLMEEVAQKYQEKLQAALERLKGEQKEAEKMEVQVREEIATWKNKIKNERQNVQAHCMQLRGILYSEEVKELQKLKNEEGLILRNLTDSKYELVQQSQLVRDLISDLEHRLQASAVEMLQDVNGVMRRVSREDSSSASMGRKYCK, from the exons ATGAGCAGGGGAGCAGCTGCCATGGCTTCAGAAATCCTGGTGAACATACGGGAGGAGGTGACCTGCCCTACTTGCCTGCAGTTTCTGACAGAACCCCTGAGCCTTGACTGTGGCCACACCTTCTGCCAAGCCTGCATCACTGCAGACAACAAGGAATCTGTGACTGGCCAAGAAGGGGAGAGGAGCTGTCCTGTTTGCAGAACCAGTTACCAGCCTAGGAACCTGCGGCGTAATCAACACGTGGCCAACATAGtggagaagctcagagaggttaagctgAGCCCGGAGAGGGAGCAAAAGAGAAGTCTCTGTGTGCGCCATGGAGAGAAACTCCTGCTCTTCTGTGAGGAGGATGGGCAGGTCCTTTGCTGGCTTTGCAAGCGGTCCCAGGAGCACCGTGGTCACCACACATTGCTCATGGAGGAGGTTGCCCAGAAGTACCAG GAAAAGCTACAGGCAGCTCTGGAGAGGCTGAAGGGGGAGCAGAAGGAAGCTGAGAAGATGGAAGTTCAAGTCAGAGAAGAGATCGCTACCTGGAAG aataaaataaaaaatgaaagacaaaatgtCCAGGCACACTGTATGCAACTGAGAGGTATCCTGTACAGTGAGGAGGTAAAGGAATTGCAAAAGCTGAAGAATGAGGAGGGATTGATTCTAAGAAACCTGACGGACTCTAAGTATGAGCTGGTCCAGCAGAGCCAGTTGGTGAGAGATCTCATCTCAGATCTGGAGCATCGTTTGCAGGCGTCAGCAGTGGAGATGCTGCAG gATGTGAACGGCGTCATGAGAAG GGTCTCCAGGGAAGACAGTTCAAGTGCATCaatggggagaaaatattgcaagtgA